The window CATTTATGGCTCTTTCACTTATATCTGAAGCAATGATAGGAAAATCAGGACTTGGTTTAATTTTCGCCTCTAAATCCTTTTTTAAGCTATAATAAACACCCGCATCATAACCATTGATGTACATAAAAGCATAATCATCTCTAAATAATCCGGGATACCTGTTAGTCGCCATTAAAGTCGCTTCAATGGCAACTGTCCCTGAACCACACATAGGGTTGACAAAGGGGCTGTTTTGGTCCCAACCGGAGGCTATTAAGGAAGCAGCCGCAAGAGACTCCATCATGGGAGCACTTCCCGGTATTTTTCTGTATCCATGTTTGATTAGGGTGTCCCCGGAAGTATTGATATAAATGCTTGCTTGATCTCCTTTCCAAAAAAACTGAAAAACTGCTTCATTTAAATCTGATCCGGAATCCGGTCTTTCACCGAATTTATCTCTAAACCTATCGGCAATAGCATCTTTTATTTTAACATTGACAAACAATGGGTTGTCAACCGTTTCATGCTTTACATTACTGATAACTGAGAAATACCCATCAGTTTCTATATATTCTTCCCAAGGTAATTCATTGATAACCTTGTAAAGGTCCTTAATGTGATCTAAAGAAAAGCTATGAATTTCGTACAGCACATGACTGGCAGTCCTTAAATGCATGTTCAAAAAAATACAATCATTTAGGCTACCTCTCAACGCTACATGGGTACGAAAAACCCCATCGATTTTAAAGTCTAAAGCCTCTAATTCTGCTTCTAAAAATGGCGCATTCCTATCGTAACAAGTAATGACTATTTTTCCTTCCTTAGTAAAATCTTTCATGCTACAAATATACCTTAAAAAATTGGCTTGGAACGCAAAACGAAACCAGCCTTACCTTTCATATCTTTTCTTTTTTTATTGTTTTTATGGCAGACGCATAGGCCTCAGGATCATTTATATTTTGAAATTCTTGCACATCCGGTGCTTTCAAAACCTCCACATCTGAATTGATCAAAACCTTTCTAGGGCAACTATACCCCTGACTCAAATATCTTAATAATACCGGATAAGCCCTGGGCTCCCATATTGTAATCAGGGGCTCAGGGAACTTGCCTTCTGAATCCAAAAACACGGTAGCTAATTTTGAGGGGTTTCTATTTGTCAACAAGTAGGCGATAGTTTCTTCAGATAAAAAGGGTAAATCACAAGCGACTGAAAGCCATGCTGCATCC of the Cyclobacterium marinum DSM 745 genome contains:
- a CDS encoding THUMP domain-containing class I SAM-dependent RNA methyltransferase; translated protein: MKDFTKEGKIVITCYDRNAPFLEAELEALDFKIDGVFRTHVALRGSLNDCIFLNMHLRTASHVLYEIHSFSLDHIKDLYKVINELPWEEYIETDGYFSVISNVKHETVDNPLFVNVKIKDAIADRFRDKFGERPDSGSDLNEAVFQFFWKGDQASIYINTSGDTLIKHGYRKIPGSAPMMESLAAASLIASGWDQNSPFVNPMCGSGTVAIEATLMATNRYPGLFRDDYAFMYINGYDAGVYYSLKKDLEAKIKPSPDFPIIASDISERAINASKANARQAGVAEYIQFEVCDFREATIPEADKGAVFFNPEYGERLGEEDELELTYREIGDFMKKSCAGYTGLVFTGNLDLGKRIGLKPKRRIPFYNGTIDCRLLVFELYKGSKTVSYKSPEKNS